The following is a genomic window from Nitrospira sp..
ACGATGACTGTCGCCTTTGTCGCCAGAGCGAACGGAGCTGTGATCCATGGGATGAACATGGCCTATCTTTTTAACTGGTCGGCGGACTTCCTATGGCACATAGCTTGCCTGGTTTGAGAACCATGCGAAAGCGAGTTTTTGTCGTCATACTGCTCACCGGCCTCGTTGGAGGCTGTGTCGGTTCTCAGGAGCCGCGAAGCGACAGGCAACCTGTCGCGGGCGAAACGCAGCCGGCAGCTCTTGACGCGGTCTTCAGCCACCCCTCTCCTGATTCCATCCCTGGCGACCAGCGCGGCGAGCAGATTCGGTTGGGCTATCAGCTGGTCACCCATACCCAGGAGTTCGCCGCGCCCTATGTGGGCAATGCGCTCACCTGTGCCAATTGCCACTTGGACGCGGGACTCGATCCGAATTCGGCTCCCTTCGTCGGGCTCTCGCGCATGTATCCAGAAGAGAGCAGGCGCGCCGGGCGAGTCGTAACCCTGGCAGACCGCATCAACGAGTGTTTTGAACGCAGCTTGAACGGCAAGGCGATCCCTCACGACAGTCACAAGCTCCAGGCAATCGTGGCATACATCGATTGGCTCTCGAAGGATGTCCCGGAAGGGACTCGCATGGCCTGGCGCGGTATCCCCCGCATTCGCTCGACCAGGCCGCCGGATGTGTTGAACGGAATGAAGGTCTTCAAGGCCCGCTGCGCTTTCTGCCATGGCAGCGATGGACAGGGCACCATGGCCGCGCCTCCTCTGTGGGGAGATCGCTCATACAATCGGGGCGCCGACATGGCTCGGCTGTCCGTGGCGGCCTCGTTTATCCAGGCCAACATGCCGCGGACGCGAGGGTGGGCGCTGTCCGATAACGAAGCCTACGATGTCGCCGCCTATGTCAATTCCCAACCGCGCCCGGACTTTCCCGGCAAGGTCGGCGACTGGCCGAGAGGCGACAAACCGGCGGATGTATCCTATTGAGGGTGTGACGCGCATCTCGTGAATCGGATGGTTCCGGTCGAACGCCGCGCCACGACAGACGAGGCGCACCACACGAGCGCAGGAGGACGAGATGAAACTCAGCGTGGCCTACCAAGGGGGAACGCGGTATGACATCGTCACCGATCGGCATCGAGTGGTCACGGATCAGCCGACGGATGAAGGGGGAGCCGATGCGGGCATGAGCCCCGTAGAATTGTTCGTGGGATCGGTCGCGAGTTGCGTCGGATATTTTGTCGGGCTGTTTTGCGCCAGACACGACATCTCGCGCGAAGGGTTGAAGGTGGAGGCGGAGTGGACGATGGCTGAAGGGCCCCATCGCGTGGGTCAGATCCTGCTCTCGATTCGTTTGCCCCATCGCATCACGCCGGAGCAGAAAGAACGACTGATGAAAGTGGCGTATGGCTGCACGGTCCATCAATCGATCGCCGTGTCCGCGAAAGTCGTCGTCGATTTGAATCCACATGGTCACACTGTGACTCAACCCTAGTGTGGGCAGAATGATCGTTTCCCGTCGAACATTGCTGAAGACCCTGTTGCAGGGATTCGGGGTCGGCTTGCTGGCGAGCAGCGGGCCTGTGACCGCTCAAGCCGCCCAAGGCGAAGCGAGCGGTCAGGCGGCCGGCCCGCTCATTGCTCGGGTCACGAGGCCCTTCGATGCGGAAACACCGGTGCGAGAGTTCGCCTCCTGGCTGACGCCGAACGAACGGTTTTTCGTCCGCAGCCACTTCGGCCCGCCCGGCGCCGAAACGATACGGGCCGACAGCTGGCGGTTGACTGTGAAGGGGTTGGTCAAGGGAGGGCTGAGCTTGAGCCTGCAAGACCTTCGGCGATTGGAAGAGGTCACGCTCACGGTGGTCCTGCAATGCAGCGGCAACGGCCGCGCGCATCATCGTCCGAAGGTGCCCGGCGTTCAATGGGAGCGTGGGGCGGTCGGCAATGCGCAATGGACGGGGGTGCGGTTGCGCGATGTGTTGCATCTGGCCGGTTTGAAACCACAGGGTCTCCATGTGGAGTTTCAAGGGGCGGATCGTCCTGCGCTTGCGACGGTTCCCCTGTTCACGCGCAGCATTCCCCTCGCCAAGGCGCTCCATCCCGACACCCTCTTGGCCTATGAAATGAATGGGCGGCCCTTGCCCCTGCTGCATGGAGCGCCGCTGCGCGTCATCACGCCGGGATGGATGGCGGAGTCCTGCATGAAGTGGCTGACCGAGATCACGGTGCGGGCGGAAGAGTCTCCCGGTTACTACATGCAGCAGGCCTATCGCGTGCCGGACACCTCGATTCAATTGGGTTCCGGCTTGCCCGGCACGGCGATGGTTCCCGTGGAACGAATGCTCGTCAAGTCGCTGATTGCAGCCCCGGCTGAGGGGGATACGGTGAGGATGGGACCGGTGACGATTCAAGGGGTCGCCTGGGCCGGTGAGACGCCGGTGGTGGTGGTCGAGGTGTCCTGCGACGACGGGCGCACGTGGGAGCAAGCTCGCCTTGTCGGTGAAGAGCAACCCTATGCTTGGCGGCAGTGGCAGTTCCTGTGGCAGGCGCGCAAGCCAGGGCCGACCGCCATACTCTGCCGCGCCACGGATGCGCATGGGGAGCAGCAACCGGCGACGAGTGCATGGAATCCCGGCGGGT
Proteins encoded in this region:
- a CDS encoding OsmC family protein; translation: MKLSVAYQGGTRYDIVTDRHRVVTDQPTDEGGADAGMSPVELFVGSVASCVGYFVGLFCARHDISREGLKVEAEWTMAEGPHRVGQILLSIRLPHRITPEQKERLMKVAYGCTVHQSIAVSAKVVVDLNPHGHTVTQP
- a CDS encoding Cytochrome c family protein is translated as MAHSLPGLRTMRKRVFVVILLTGLVGGCVGSQEPRSDRQPVAGETQPAALDAVFSHPSPDSIPGDQRGEQIRLGYQLVTHTQEFAAPYVGNALTCANCHLDAGLDPNSAPFVGLSRMYPEESRRAGRVVTLADRINECFERSLNGKAIPHDSHKLQAIVAYIDWLSKDVPEGTRMAWRGIPRIRSTRPPDVLNGMKVFKARCAFCHGSDGQGTMAAPPLWGDRSYNRGADMARLSVAASFIQANMPRTRGWALSDNEAYDVAAYVNSQPRPDFPGKVGDWPRGDKPADVSY
- a CDS encoding Oxidoreductase, molybdopterin-binding — protein: MIVSRRTLLKTLLQGFGVGLLASSGPVTAQAAQGEASGQAAGPLIARVTRPFDAETPVREFASWLTPNERFFVRSHFGPPGAETIRADSWRLTVKGLVKGGLSLSLQDLRRLEEVTLTVVLQCSGNGRAHHRPKVPGVQWERGAVGNAQWTGVRLRDVLHLAGLKPQGLHVEFQGADRPALATVPLFTRSIPLAKALHPDTLLAYEMNGRPLPLLHGAPLRVITPGWMAESCMKWLTEITVRAEESPGYYMQQAYRVPDTSIQLGSGLPGTAMVPVERMLVKSLIAAPAEGDTVRMGPVTIQGVAWAGETPVVVVEVSCDDGRTWEQARLVGEEQPYAWRQWQFLWQARKPGPTAILCRATDAHGEQQPATSAWNPGGFLWNGWDRLSVTVAA